In Vibrio echinoideorum, the following proteins share a genomic window:
- a CDS encoding ribosome recycling factor family protein translates to MFSVPLNSFVHRVSDKSQVMANAAECGCQLKRVRRSRNWLLVAQEHQLAEFKTMLTHEKDGWIAIAIDKVLPKSVVCLASLLAATPSMTVAQLVMESRCSMAEARRAIDEHEGL, encoded by the coding sequence ATGTTTAGCGTCCCACTGAATAGTTTTGTACATCGTGTGAGTGATAAAAGCCAAGTGATGGCGAATGCTGCAGAATGTGGATGCCAGTTGAAGCGAGTTCGTCGTTCGCGCAATTGGCTGTTGGTCGCTCAAGAGCATCAACTCGCTGAATTTAAAACGATGTTAACTCACGAAAAAGACGGTTGGATAGCAATCGCAATCGACAAAGTGCTGCCTAAATCTGTGGTGTGTTTGGCATCTCTGTTGGCCGCGACACCTTCAATGACCGTCGCTCAACTGGTGATGGAATCTAGATGTTCAATGGCAGAAGCAAGGCGTGCCATTGATGAACATGAAGGGCTGTAG
- a CDS encoding RNA recognition motif domain-containing protein encodes MKLLVRNLSRSTAEQDIRVLFSEFGSVKECSLVLDQETGESKGFAFVEMPEHEEAKAALNKLNLSKLGSNTIRVKVANS; translated from the coding sequence ATGAAACTTCTAGTTCGTAACCTATCGCGCTCTACTGCAGAGCAAGACATCCGTGTTCTATTTTCTGAGTTCGGCTCAGTAAAAGAGTGCAGCCTAGTTTTAGACCAAGAAACTGGCGAATCTAAAGGCTTTGCATTTGTTGAAATGCCAGAGCACGAAGAAGCGAAAGCGGCACTAAACAAGCTGAACTTGTCAAAGCTTGGCAGCAACACGATTCGTGTAAAAGTGGCTAACTCTTAA
- a CDS encoding SDR family NAD(P)-dependent oxidoreductase: protein MILITGSSSGLGAALAKQYANTSNSHQRLMITGRSSQRLAELAKSLPANTVSQACDLCDPQSVSELLNALPETPKLVVHSAGSGYFGKIEQQDPAAISGMLKNNIESSIFLIRELVQRYKDQPVTIAVVMSTAAQGAKAEESTYCAAKWAVKGFIESVRLELKGHPMKIVAVYPGGMATEFWGTSGKAMDTSSFMTAKEAAQMLQQALTSTEHGYVSDITINRG from the coding sequence ATGATTTTAATCACCGGATCAAGCAGCGGTTTAGGCGCAGCTTTAGCCAAGCAATATGCGAACACATCGAACAGCCATCAGCGCTTAATGATCACTGGCCGCAGCTCCCAACGTTTAGCTGAATTAGCGAAAAGCCTGCCAGCGAATACTGTTAGCCAAGCCTGTGACTTGTGTGATCCACAATCAGTGAGCGAGTTATTGAATGCGTTGCCTGAAACACCAAAGCTAGTGGTTCATAGCGCAGGCAGTGGATACTTCGGTAAAATTGAACAACAAGATCCCGCCGCCATCAGCGGCATGCTGAAAAACAACATAGAGTCTTCCATCTTTTTGATTCGCGAGCTTGTTCAACGCTACAAAGATCAACCCGTGACTATTGCTGTTGTGATGTCGACCGCGGCTCAAGGCGCTAAAGCAGAAGAATCTACTTACTGCGCAGCCAAATGGGCCGTTAAAGGCTTTATCGAATCGGTCAGGTTGGAGCTCAAAGGTCACCCGATGAAGATCGTTGCAGTTTACCCTGGCGGGATGGCAACCGAGTTTTGGGGAACCAGCGGCAAAGCAATGGATACCTCAAGCTTTATGACCGCAAAAGAAGCCGCTCAAATGCTGCAGCAGGCGTTAACCAGTACCGAGCATGGATATGTGTCAGATATCACGATAAACCGCGGTTAA
- a CDS encoding DUF3833 domain-containing protein gives MNPKTKTKIIKFAVAILSLTWLAGCGSASLDNHVDTTPELKLETFFNGELKAYGMVLDRSGDLLRRFDVKLIATWEGNNGQIKEWFSFADGERSTRVWNLIKTGENTYTGTANDVVGTAYGETQGSALYWKYDLEIEVDGSTYEVVLDDWMFLMDDKRLFNKTEMSKFGFKAGEVILYIEKI, from the coding sequence ATGAATCCAAAAACAAAAACAAAAATAATAAAATTCGCGGTAGCCATTTTGTCGCTGACTTGGCTAGCAGGCTGTGGTTCGGCAAGTTTAGATAACCACGTAGACACCACTCCGGAACTTAAGCTTGAAACCTTTTTTAATGGTGAACTGAAGGCCTATGGCATGGTACTCGATCGTTCGGGCGACTTACTGCGCCGCTTTGACGTCAAGCTTATCGCTACTTGGGAAGGGAACAATGGACAAATTAAAGAGTGGTTCTCCTTCGCTGATGGCGAGCGTTCAACCCGAGTTTGGAACTTAATCAAAACAGGCGAAAACACCTACACTGGCACCGCCAATGATGTGGTTGGTACGGCTTATGGTGAAACCCAAGGCTCGGCTTTGTATTGGAAATATGACTTAGAAATCGAAGTAGACGGCAGCACCTATGAAGTGGTGTTAGACGATTGGATGTTCTTAATGGATGACAAACGATTGTTCAACAAAACCGAAATGTCCAAGTTTGGGTTCAAAGCTGGTGAAGTAATCTTATACATTGAGAAAATTTGA
- a CDS encoding chalcone isomerase family protein, protein MAFPHNLTQAFKSERNVSRVRTQTSEQSRNRLFSLVTLTLICAALLFTENAKASAVDDLNKRGQGEMSYLFWTLYSAEFYTTPSNSERALKLEYYRAIDSKDLVDATKDQWSKLGYSNNNIQRWLKPLYAMWPSVEEGSTLTIRVAEDNVSRFYFDEQPIGTIQDKQFGEAFLAIWLSENTSEPGLRKQLLGLNK, encoded by the coding sequence ATGGCTTTTCCACACAACCTTACGCAAGCGTTCAAATCTGAGCGCAACGTTAGTCGCGTTCGCACTCAAACAAGCGAGCAATCAAGAAACCGACTATTTAGCTTAGTCACCTTAACCCTCATTTGCGCAGCACTCCTATTTACCGAAAATGCCAAAGCTTCTGCTGTCGATGATTTAAACAAGCGTGGTCAAGGTGAGATGAGTTACTTGTTTTGGACTTTGTATTCTGCAGAGTTCTACACCACTCCATCTAACTCTGAGCGTGCTTTGAAACTTGAGTACTACCGAGCAATTGACAGCAAAGACCTTGTAGACGCAACCAAAGACCAGTGGAGCAAACTTGGTTACTCCAACAACAATATTCAACGTTGGTTGAAGCCTTTGTACGCAATGTGGCCCAGTGTTGAGGAAGGAAGTACCCTCACTATCCGTGTCGCTGAAGACAACGTAAGTCGCTTTTATTTCGATGAGCAACCCATAGGCACCATCCAAGACAAGCAATTTGGTGAAGCCTTTCTAGCGATTTGGTTATCTGAAAACACATCCGAGCCAGGCCTACGCAAACAACTATTAGGTTTGAACAAATGA
- a CDS encoding DUF2878 domain-containing protein, translated as MKRFWIINLVLFQATWVCSAFFTAQAPFVTPLIVVVHFLLSPTRSSDLKILLLLPLGLLLDSLLLHFGVFAVDSEIANQSWFPVWLVCLWIMFLISFNHSLNWLLKCSKVILFVIGFVAGTSSYWGGIKAGALLTTWPDASVLAALAISWGILLPLLVAAYSNLVQPKMAITR; from the coding sequence ATGAAACGGTTTTGGATTATTAATCTCGTTCTGTTTCAAGCGACCTGGGTTTGCAGCGCATTCTTTACCGCGCAAGCCCCGTTCGTGACACCACTGATTGTAGTGGTTCACTTCCTGCTCTCTCCCACTCGCAGTAGCGACCTGAAAATACTCCTTTTATTACCATTGGGGCTGTTGCTTGATAGCCTCTTACTTCACTTCGGCGTGTTTGCCGTCGACTCTGAAATAGCGAATCAATCGTGGTTTCCAGTGTGGCTCGTTTGCCTGTGGATCATGTTTTTAATCAGTTTTAACCACAGCCTAAATTGGCTTTTAAAATGCTCGAAAGTGATCTTGTTTGTCATAGGGTTCGTAGCAGGTACTAGTAGTTATTGGGGAGGCATTAAAGCTGGAGCGCTTCTCACTACTTGGCCAGACGCATCGGTGTTAGCTGCCCTTGCAATAAGTTGGGGGATTTTGTTGCCCTTACTGGTGGCCGCTTACTCCAACTTAGTACAACCCAAAATGGCAATCACGAGGTGA
- a CDS encoding SAM-dependent methyltransferase — MEQLAKQNNNIEQQAKAVAVSSNCKYRALIFKVLERLQFATLEIIERDQHSVFGDREADLKGQIVIHDATFFRDVVINGSIGASEAYIDGKWTSPDLTKVIQIMARNQSQLDELDDKTQWISRIKNLLLRRKNANTEQGSKRNILAHYDIGNDLYERFLDNSMQYSSAIYSEDALTLSEAQQNKMKTICERLELSESDSVVEIGTGWGGLAIFMAQHYGCKVTTTTISDAQHALAEERVKALGLTDKITLLKEDYRNLSGEYDKLVSIEMIEAVGHEYLETFFEKCSSLLKPSGKMLIQAITIADSRYDKYRKGVDFIQKYIFPGGCLPSVSVMTQHLATSTDLVVQEIDDIGLHYARTLNDWNIAFENSWEELESLGYSEEFKRLWIFYFCYCEGAFLERVISTHHLVARKPRYFGAKDETVLDY; from the coding sequence ATGGAACAGCTTGCAAAACAAAACAACAATATTGAGCAACAAGCTAAAGCCGTTGCTGTTTCGAGCAACTGTAAATATCGGGCTTTAATATTCAAAGTGCTTGAGCGTCTACAATTTGCGACGCTCGAGATAATTGAGCGAGACCAACATTCGGTGTTCGGTGACCGTGAAGCAGACCTAAAAGGTCAAATCGTCATTCATGATGCCACTTTTTTTAGAGATGTGGTCATCAATGGCAGTATTGGTGCATCTGAGGCCTACATTGACGGCAAATGGACAAGCCCAGATCTCACCAAAGTGATCCAAATCATGGCTCGAAATCAATCTCAACTCGACGAGCTTGACGATAAAACACAATGGATTTCACGAATCAAAAACCTATTATTGCGCCGAAAGAATGCCAACACCGAGCAGGGTTCTAAACGTAATATTCTTGCCCACTACGATATCGGCAATGATTTGTACGAGCGTTTCTTAGACAACTCAATGCAATACTCGTCAGCAATATACAGTGAAGACGCACTAACCCTTTCAGAAGCTCAGCAAAACAAAATGAAGACTATCTGTGAACGGTTAGAGCTGTCTGAATCGGACAGCGTGGTTGAGATAGGTACTGGTTGGGGTGGCTTGGCCATATTCATGGCTCAGCATTACGGCTGCAAAGTGACAACAACCACTATCTCAGATGCTCAACACGCTCTCGCAGAAGAGAGAGTAAAAGCACTCGGCTTAACCGACAAAATTACCCTCCTCAAAGAGGATTATCGAAACCTCTCTGGTGAGTACGACAAGTTGGTCTCTATCGAGATGATAGAAGCGGTCGGACATGAATATCTAGAGACATTCTTTGAAAAGTGCTCCTCATTGTTAAAGCCTTCGGGAAAAATGCTGATTCAAGCGATCACTATTGCCGACAGTCGTTACGATAAATATCGCAAAGGCGTCGACTTTATTCAGAAGTACATCTTCCCTGGCGGCTGTCTCCCTTCGGTTTCAGTGATGACCCAACACCTTGCGACCAGCACAGATCTTGTGGTTCAAGAAATTGATGACATTGGTCTGCACTATGCTCGAACCCTCAACGATTGGAACATCGCGTTCGAAAACAGTTGGGAAGAGCTAGAGTCTTTAGGGTATTCAGAGGAGTTCAAACGCTTGTGGATCTTCTACTTCTGCTATTGTGAAGGTGCATTCTTAGAGCGCGTGATCAGCACTCACCACCTAGTTGCAAGAAAACCTCGTTACTTTGGAGCAAAAGATGAAACGGTTTTGGATTATTAA
- a CDS encoding DUF1365 domain-containing protein, translating into MSSQTLTSEMEIASEKSEELSGIYWGNVRHRRFGDITHQFSYELYMMGLDLDELPQTTARSALFGTQWYNPIRFVESDYLAEKKENVTDSEPKSLKQRIASKVQQLGGVWSDSNRVTMLAQCRCLGIYFSPINCFFCYDETGDCRFMLAEVSNTPWRQRHYYLIDMHQELKVKKEFHVSPFMDLDMTYFWKIKPPAKRTLVHIESRRDDKLFDATLALTKQSVTKTNIRKTVFKIPAMTIKVVMGIYYQALKLFLKKVPFVTHPDSTS; encoded by the coding sequence ATGAGCAGTCAAACCCTGACATCCGAAATGGAGATCGCATCAGAAAAGAGTGAAGAGCTCAGCGGTATCTATTGGGGTAACGTCAGACATCGCCGCTTTGGCGATATCACACACCAGTTTAGCTACGAGCTTTACATGATGGGGTTAGATCTTGATGAGCTACCCCAAACCACAGCGCGTAGTGCGCTGTTCGGGACTCAATGGTACAACCCTATTCGCTTTGTCGAATCGGATTATCTCGCTGAAAAAAAAGAAAATGTCACCGATAGTGAACCCAAATCACTTAAGCAACGTATAGCATCCAAAGTACAACAACTTGGTGGCGTTTGGTCTGATTCAAACCGTGTGACGATGCTAGCTCAATGCCGTTGTCTAGGTATCTATTTCAGCCCAATTAACTGTTTTTTCTGCTATGACGAAACCGGAGACTGTCGCTTTATGTTGGCTGAAGTGAGTAACACTCCATGGCGCCAACGACATTACTACCTAATCGACATGCACCAAGAATTGAAGGTTAAAAAAGAGTTTCACGTTTCGCCGTTCATGGATTTAGACATGACCTACTTTTGGAAGATTAAGCCACCAGCGAAGCGAACACTCGTCCACATTGAAAGCCGACGAGACGACAAGCTTTTCGATGCGACATTAGCACTGACAAAGCAGTCAGTAACCAAGACGAACATTCGAAAAACGGTATTCAAAATCCCAGCGATGACCATCAAAGTCGTAATGGGCATTTATTATCAGGCTCTCAAATTATTCCTGAAAAAAGTACCGTTTGTGACGCACCCAGACTCAACATCTTAA
- a CDS encoding NAD(P)/FAD-dependent oxidoreductase, with protein MKKVAIIGSGISGLTCAHILDKHHDVTVFEKNDYIGGHTATVDIEHQGTAFSIDTGFIVFNDRTYPNFNQLLEQLGVERQPTEMSFSVHNTTTKFEYNGHSINSLFAQRSNIFKPQFWSLVSDILKFNKLCKAQFESNEFTPDVTLGNFLRDNQFSDFFSQHYILPMGAAIWSTSLEEMEEFELKFFIQFFYNHGLLDIANRPQWYVVPKGSRSYVEIILSRLNKPVALNTSIKQVTRQETGVTIEFEDGGTQHFDEVIFACHSNQALRLLGDATEQEQQVLGEIPYSRNEVVLHTDTRLLPDRKLAWASWNYMLDGNSQRPACVTYNMNILQGIESQDTFCVTLNQSEAIDPEKIIRSFVYHHPVLNSNTVEAQHKREQICGKNQTHFAGAYWYNGFHEDGVHSALDVTKRFGLDLSTSSAL; from the coding sequence ATGAAGAAAGTCGCCATTATAGGTTCCGGTATTTCTGGGCTGACTTGCGCACACATATTAGATAAGCACCACGACGTAACGGTATTCGAAAAAAATGACTACATCGGGGGTCACACCGCCACGGTTGATATTGAACACCAAGGCACGGCGTTTTCAATCGATACGGGCTTCATCGTTTTCAACGATAGAACCTACCCAAACTTTAACCAACTGCTAGAACAATTGGGTGTCGAAAGGCAACCCACTGAGATGAGTTTTAGTGTCCATAACACGACGACTAAGTTTGAATACAACGGCCACAGCATTAATTCGTTATTCGCTCAAAGGAGTAACATTTTCAAACCTCAGTTCTGGTCTTTAGTCTCCGACATTCTCAAGTTCAACAAGCTGTGCAAAGCTCAGTTCGAAAGTAACGAATTTACGCCCGACGTAACCCTTGGTAATTTCCTGCGCGACAATCAGTTTTCAGACTTTTTCAGTCAGCACTACATCTTGCCAATGGGCGCAGCTATCTGGTCGACAAGTCTAGAAGAGATGGAAGAATTTGAGCTTAAATTCTTCATTCAGTTCTTCTACAACCACGGCCTATTAGATATTGCTAATCGCCCTCAATGGTACGTAGTCCCTAAAGGCTCTCGCTCTTACGTTGAGATCATCCTTTCTCGCCTGAACAAACCTGTCGCGTTAAACACATCGATCAAACAAGTGACTCGCCAAGAAACAGGCGTCACCATCGAATTCGAAGACGGTGGTACACAACACTTCGACGAAGTTATCTTTGCATGCCACTCAAACCAAGCACTACGTTTACTCGGCGATGCGACAGAACAAGAGCAACAAGTGCTTGGCGAAATTCCGTACAGTCGCAATGAAGTGGTTCTGCACACTGATACCCGATTGTTACCAGACAGAAAACTTGCGTGGGCAAGTTGGAACTACATGTTGGATGGAAACAGTCAGAGACCTGCCTGTGTAACTTACAACATGAACATCCTGCAAGGCATCGAAAGCCAGGACACCTTCTGTGTGACCTTGAATCAGAGCGAAGCTATCGACCCAGAAAAAATCATTCGCAGCTTTGTTTATCATCACCCCGTTCTTAACTCGAACACAGTAGAAGCTCAGCACAAGCGTGAGCAAATATGTGGCAAAAATCAGACGCACTTTGCCGGTGCTTATTGGTATAACGGGTTCCATGAAGATGGTGTCCACAGCGCACTCGATGTAACCAAACGCTTCGGTTTAGATTTGAGTACGAGTTCAGCGCTATGA
- a CDS encoding SDR family NAD(P)-dependent oxidoreductase → MRIMITGATSGIGQSLALDYAQQGHQVIACGRSPEKLQALVDSHETDLSHSSITPLCFDLTDYHNFPELNQDEPLDLLILNAGDCEYIDDPVNFDAELFERVININLISIGYALKSWLKNIKPGGRLVLVSSSASFLPLPRAEAYGASKAALTYLGRTLSVDLAEHNIHVSIVHPGFVETPLTERNSFSMPMIISSEAATQRIVTGIAQGKSEIDFPRRFIMLMKLLRMLPTSVWQKLASRMV, encoded by the coding sequence ATGCGTATTATGATAACTGGCGCGACCTCTGGTATCGGCCAATCACTCGCTCTAGATTATGCTCAGCAAGGGCATCAAGTGATTGCTTGCGGGCGCAGCCCAGAAAAATTACAGGCGCTCGTTGATTCGCACGAGACAGACTTGTCTCACTCATCAATTACACCACTCTGCTTTGATTTAACTGACTACCACAATTTTCCAGAACTTAACCAAGATGAGCCTCTCGACCTACTGATCTTAAATGCGGGTGATTGTGAGTACATCGACGACCCGGTGAATTTTGATGCTGAGCTTTTCGAGCGCGTTATCAACATTAACCTGATCTCAATTGGCTACGCGCTTAAATCGTGGTTAAAAAATATTAAGCCCGGTGGCCGCTTGGTTTTAGTAAGTTCTAGCGCCAGTTTTTTACCGCTACCCAGAGCGGAAGCTTATGGCGCTTCAAAGGCGGCACTCACGTATTTAGGAAGAACACTCTCGGTTGATCTGGCCGAGCACAATATTCATGTCTCAATTGTGCATCCAGGCTTTGTTGAGACACCACTTACCGAGCGAAACTCTTTCTCTATGCCTATGATTATTAGTAGCGAAGCTGCAACTCAGCGAATCGTAACGGGTATTGCTCAAGGAAAGAGTGAAATCGATTTTCCAAGACGATTCATTATGTTGATGAAGCTACTCAGAATGCTTCCAACTTCAGTTTGGCAAAAACTCGCTTCAAGGATGGTATAA
- a CDS encoding nuclear transport factor 2 family protein — MDNSLWLNNFLNMYQELGTDNFDVLKTVYHSDIEFQDPLHHVSGIDALTHYFENIYTQVTSCNFHIEHAFEANNEASVYWTMQFAHKQLNAQKPIEVQGHSHLKMLDDQVVYHRDYLDVGAMLYEHIPVLGCAIKSIKKRASR, encoded by the coding sequence ATGGATAACTCTCTCTGGCTTAATAACTTTCTCAACATGTATCAAGAGCTCGGAACCGACAATTTCGACGTGTTAAAAACGGTTTATCACTCTGATATTGAATTCCAAGATCCGCTGCATCACGTCAGCGGCATTGATGCGTTGACTCATTACTTTGAGAACATTTATACCCAAGTGACAAGCTGCAACTTTCATATCGAACACGCCTTCGAGGCGAATAACGAAGCATCGGTTTATTGGACCATGCAGTTTGCTCATAAACAGCTTAACGCTCAAAAGCCTATCGAAGTGCAAGGGCACAGCCACCTTAAAATGCTCGATGATCAAGTGGTCTATCACAGAGACTACCTGGACGTTGGCGCTATGTTGTATGAACACATCCCAGTGTTAGGCTGCGCGATCAAATCCATCAAAAAAAGAGCGAGCCGATAA